ACCTTCAGTTAACCAGTTCCCTTCAGAAAATCTTCTgcttgacttttaaagccctttatgacCTGGCCCCTTAGGACTTGACCACTCTGTGCATACCTTATCCCTCTGCTTCTTGATCCAcagacactggcttccttgctgttccttttTTTGAgtgattttcctttattttattccagtgaaaaatttacacataagttttccaaggttacatgattcatgttgtctctttcccttcttccctccccattcccagacATCACAACTTGCTGTTCCTTTAaaacaacattccatctccagaATCTGgatattttcactgactgtcccaaTACTGGGAACTGTCTCCTTATAGCAAACTCCTAGCCTCCatgactttcttcaagtctcagctaaagtcctaccttctataagaagccttttgtAGTTCTCAATCTTAGTATAGTATCTTCTCTCTAGACTACCCccaatttatccattttattttttttgtaccCAGTCATTTACATGTTGTTACCTCTATAATACTATGAgcatcttgagggcagagactgattttctgtttttttcctcctttatttttctttctctggtgcTTACCATAgttcctggtacacagtaggaacttaataaattctaattGATTTAAAATGAGAGGGTATGCTCTCTAAGGTATCTTCCATTCCAAATCTGTGGTCCTGTATTCAGAGacatggaagagagagaagaataaagtAGGTCTTAGAATTAGGAgccctggatttaaatcctatgCATAAAAATGGGTGTAAaagggagaagctaggtggctcagttgggCTGaaagctgggcctagagatgggaggtcttgggttcaaatttgaccgtagatccttcctaggtgtgtgaccataggcaagtcacttaacctccactgcttagtccttactgctcttctgccttggaaccaatatacaggactgattctaagacagaagataaaggtttttattttttaaatgggcataatatatatataattcctaaattagAGGGTGGTAGAGAAGAAAATGCCCtagaaatgtgagctgttatCATGAACAATGTGTTAGATAGAAAACTGGCCTCAGTCAAgagaccctaggttcaaatcccaatgcTGATCTGGCTGTGGCAAATCCCTTTACATCTCAATGTCCCTGGAAAACTCAAGACATATGTGGCAAAGAATGCTCTGACCTGttattagtagagggagtttcatcATCTGGAAGTTccttatatcaacaaaatcacaAGTCTAGACCCTATCCCTCCTCCTAAAGAACCTGAAAAAATCATACCAGAAAAAAACGGTAAGGATAAGTccttcaaaaataaattaagaggcagctaggtgactaacTCAGTGGAGAGCTAGGTTTGGGGTCAGGAGGTTCTAATTCTTACAGCTTTTCTGCGTTGGAACTGATAGATTCCAAGgcacaaggtaagggttaaaaaatgtaaatcaaagtCATTTTCCTTCCATTCCAGAGTCCTGGAGGAGGATCTGCCATCACCAAACAGCATTCCTGCAAATTTGTAAGGAAAACTTGATGAAATGTGTGCATAGCTGATTAGTGAATTTcattaatttaacaaacatttaagcTATTATGTATAGACTTTTTGAATTGAGATAAGCCAtggttccttccctcaaggaacttatggtCTAACAAGGTGCAAAACAAGACACTTAGGAATACAGAGTTAGAGTTAGAGGGGCTCATCTACATTATTTAGTACaatttcctaattttacagatggggaaactgaagtccaaCATAATTAAGTGACTTAAGAAGTGGTAGTGCTTGCAAGGAAACCCAAATTTATCAGCCCAATGCTCCTTTATCTCTATGACGCTATGCCACTAGTATGAGATgtgaaaaataagtttaaaactTTTTGGGAGGTGTAAACTCCTAAAAGCACAAACCACAGTTCCTTTTAATGACAATAAAAAGTCCAAAAAATTCCAACATTCAGTGAGAATTGTTTTCTCGGAAATATATAAACACCCAAGGGTCTATTTTGTAAGACAAagtctctctctcactcagtctctcactttctctgtctctttgtctctgtctctctctgtctctctctcacacacacacacacaaacactggTGGCTCTTCTCTCTTGCAATAAGTCACTTTTTTATGTATCCCACAGCCTGTGAAGAATATGTGTTTCTACAGATTGGGGTGCTAACTAAATGCCTGATTATTAATAACATATAATTCAGGgcacagctaagtggcttagtggattgaaactCAGGCTtagatataggaggtcctgggttcaaatgtggtctcagatacttcctagctgtgtgaccctgggcaagtcacttaacccccattgcctagcttttaccactcttctgccttggactcaatacacaatattgattaaaagatggaaggtgagggtatacatacatatataggtataaatatttatctattgcctatcccttgctgctcttctgccatggaaccaatatacattattgaatCTAAGATCGAAGGTTAGgggatatataaatacatataatgtaCTGCATATATCATATCACATAATATATTGTCTATATAGTTTttgcacatatataaataaaattcagCCCTCCAACCAgtggaaatataaaaatcaaactaaaacaaaaataaagagtaaCATTTGAACTTCTAGGAAGTCTATGAAAGAAATCTAGCAACATAGAAGCAACATATCCTTTGTCTACATTCTGCAGCAAGTTATTCTTTCTACGGTGTCACCCTAAGTGAATGTAACCTTTTtgcaaagaaattataataataatattaaaaacagTGATGAATATGATGAAGCTGAAGTTGAAGCTGATGGCAATAATGGGGACGAGAATAACCACCCAGGCTGGCTCGAGGCTTTACCAGGGCACATCCCTAGAATGTGCACCCAGGGCTTCCAAGTTAAGCAGACAGACACCTGCTTCTGGCCAGCAGCACGCACCTGCTGAATAGTCCTGCTTCGTCTCGCGAGACTCGTGCAagtagtagcttttttttttcccctcccaccccctttcTAAGCGCTCAGCACTGACGCTCGGCCCGCCCCCTCCCACCATCCGCTCCCTCCCAGCATCCTCCCCCACCCTGCGAGGCTCGCGCACAGACACGCACGCACATGCACAGTAGTAATTTCTGTAGGACCCCCGCCTCTCCCTCGGTGCACTCCCCTCTCCTTTGACCCCACCCCCTACTCCTGGTTTGTGGCACACACTGGCCCTGCAGGCGCATGCATGTACACGCGCGCGCCCCTGCAGGGGCCGGTTCCAGGCACGCGCGCGCGTCCCCgctctccatccatctctccttccctccctccctttctccctccctcccgctGTATCTctcgcccgcccgcccgcccttTGATTGACAGGCAAGATGTCGGTGTGGTGCGAGGGAGAAGGGGATGCAGCAGCCGGCGCCCGAGCCAGGGCACAGcgagcggcagcggcggcggcgggagCAAGGCAGACAGCATCTTGAGCCGGCGCCCCGGCCCCGCGGACCATGCCAGTCCGTCCAGGCCACTGCCGGGAGGACGGGCAGCTCGTTCTCTGACCTCCAGCCAGACAAGGCTACCCCAGCTCGGGCTCTCCTGCATGGAGCCGGGGGGTAAAGAGTGAGCCTAGATcagcctcctcttcctccatcctccttcatcttcttccatcctcctcctcctcctcctctttctcctcctcctcctcctcctcctcctcctcctcctcctccatcctccTCCCCAAGTGCACAGCATCACCCTACCCACTACCTGGCTGGCTCCTGAGCTACATTCAGCATCTCCCCTGGAGCCAGGGACAGATAGGATAGACCCTCTGATGGAGCCGACTGGATGcccaataaaacaataaattctctctttttttctttccttccttttttaaaaatcctttctccCATTCACCggccttccctcctcccctcccccgtgAGATGTGGACTTTTTTCTTCAGGTTGACTGGTTGAGAAGTGGCCGGAGGGgcggaggtgtgtgtgtgtgtgtgtgtgtgtgtgtgcgcgtgtgtgtgcgtgtgtgtaagCATACCAccacccttttctttctctctctctctctctctctctccctttttttttcctttttggccccgggaggaggaggaggagtggggGCAGAGACGGGAGGGGGTTTTGGAGGGCAAGCTATGGATGAGGAAAACATGACGAAAAGCGAAGAGCATCTGAGTTTGCAGAAAGCCCTGCAGCAGTGCGAACTGGTCCAAAATATGATCGACATCAGCATCTCGAACCTAGAGGGGCTCCGAACGAAATGTGCCACCTCCAACGACCTGACCCAGAAGGAAATCAGGACCCTGGAGGTAGGCTTccctgtgcaaaaaaaaaaatctttcccttctctcctccccccattcTCTGAATCCCCAATAAACcagattggggtggggggtggggtggcgAGGTCGCGGGGAACTGTACGAGTGAAGAGCTTGTGTGGATGGCTTCTGGTTCTGTGATTTATCACCTTGCAAGACGGCTGTTCTCTACACCTGTGCTTGGGTTGATTTCTCTGCTTGGCTTGGTCATTCTGCGCCCCCCCTCTCCTCCTGCTAGGGAGTCCTCTCTTTTTCTAGCTGTGGATTTGTTTATATACAATGGGGGCTTGTGTGCAGTGTAATAAATTAAGGAGCTGCAGTGAGCCTATGTGAGCCTGCGCATTCTGCAG
This sequence is a window from Monodelphis domestica isolate mMonDom1 chromosome 3, mMonDom1.pri, whole genome shotgun sequence. Protein-coding genes within it:
- the LOC103095360 gene encoding kinase suppressor of Ras 2-like yields the protein MDEENMTKSEEHLSLQKALQQCELVQNMIDISISNLEGLRTKCATSNDLTQKEIRTLESKLVKYFSRQLSCKRKVALQERNAKLEGFPQLQHWFRIVDVRKEVMEVKKRPFIPSLH